TGCCGCTTTGAATTTGTGGCGCACGCAAAGCGGGAGTAAACATCGCTCCGATTTTTGCAGCCGAAATTTTTGCAGGCAAGAGCGGTAATAAATCGCGCAAAACAGGATAATACCATTTCGAAAAAAATTGAAGCTTGGAATCTTGTAATGCAAATTCTTGATTTTGTGCACGCGCCGCTAAAAGTTTTTTCATATAAATTTCGCGTTCATCGATATTTTTTTCATTTCCAAATCGCACTAAATCCAAAAAATAATCCGATTCTTCGGCGGTTAATTTCCAAGACTTTGTGAGTTTTTTCGCATTTTCTAAAGAAAGTGGGCGCGCGTTATCTAAAATGCGACTAAAAAATGCAGAGCCAGAAACTTGCGAAAATTCTTGAATCGCTCGGGTTGAAAATCCTTTAGCCTGGAAATTTTCCAAAACAGTGCGGAGATATTCGCGGTAATCGAAATACATAAATACACTAATTTTGGAAACATTATTCATAGCGTTAAATATAATTAAATAGGTAAATAATATATGTAAATTTTGTAGTTACAAATCAAAAATACATAAAAA
The nucleotide sequence above comes from Hallerella porci. Encoded proteins:
- a CDS encoding TIGR02147 family protein, with protein sequence MNNVSKISVFMYFDYREYLRTVLENFQAKGFSTRAIQEFSQVSGSAFFSRILDNARPLSLENAKKLTKSWKLTAEESDYFLDLVRFGNEKNIDEREIYMKKLLAARAQNQEFALQDSKLQFFSKWYYPVLRDLLPLLPAKISAAKIGAMFTPALRAPQIQSGIQYLIQAGFVTLQKNGTYKVSQPIISTPPRVRSTILRKYHLKNLEVNAQVYDAFTSDDRSITSVTCSLSRESFEKVREEIAKLREKILAISREEKNPDRVCYVGFQLVNRAQIKEKK